The Silene latifolia isolate original U9 population chromosome X, ASM4854445v1, whole genome shotgun sequence genome contains the following window.
CGGATAGTCATTCGGCActttaacatacacccaccgacccTGCCAGCCCTTGCAAGAAGagagtttgtcaacagagacgtaACCCTGCTCGGTTTGTACGCTGTACCATCCAACGCGGCCAGGGAGTGACGGTTTGAGATGATGAAGACGGCGGAATAAATCCACCGTCGGAGcctcccccttaaaaagacaaagccagacgaaaccaattatggtcctcatagccagcgggtgcagttgggcaacagcaacgttcatggctctaattatggccacaacgtacccattcagcggaaaccggagcccgtactccaaatgccgcaggtACACGCCAGTATGGCCCGGCGGAGGGCAGCATACAgcctgaccctccccagggataacaatttcgtatcccctaccaaagaaaaaatgatCCTCGAAAAGTTTCCCGCCGGAACAACGGGCAAGCTTACGGGACCAAGCAGAATCAAGGCGGATCTTACAGAcatagccgtgatccatgacgtaccgtctcccctcactaggacgagacctttccatatcatcaccaaaatcatcaccaagatcaccaaaagagtcagaatcctcccattcctccagaatttgaggatcaacttcaggagaaggagacctaggaccccccgacgcaggtttactaggcccagcatcagcagaagacatggttcacaacaaattattagcaaggaaaataaagagtgcttgtttaccttaaagaaaatcactcgccggatcaaatactccgaagattaagaagaagaaaacccttgaaagtttggagagatgaagatttcagagaaaaattttcgaaaataaaatggaggccaaaatcacggaataactaccctatttatagagaaaagcccatgaagagggaccaatcagggcacagcccatgaagcgtcaaccaatcagcgaacacacacgcgtcaagcatgcaaccgcggaatgtcaatcgtcgcaacagttgaatgtcaatcaatgcaacagtgaccaagcgtcttcaacacgcctattcacatctcttcgactgttcatctccctcaaacaaattcctaggtatctagtcTCCGCCGGCTTCCGACAAACCAAGCCAGGaggcaccggccgggggcaatcaaattCAACAAGCACTCTCACTGGTCTCGGCCGGCGTCTTGTTCCTTTCCACATCGGTTACCCTTCACGcacccatgtggaggggggatagggTATATGGTACGGAATAACAGGTGCCACGCCGATACACAAGAAGACGCCGATCTGAGAAAAATTTGCGAAATTTACTTAGTGCGAATATATGCTCaaagatacatcggagcccataccacggcatagactacgctggggcaaattgatggggcatattctgcaccgctgaccaagtcaacacaccgagcaaggtcaaagatatccacaaacaaTTCAACGACTTAGATCGCCtggccgatgcagcccatcggcccgcTATcagggtctcggcatggcaacccgccagccggggcacatgtccgcgtactcacatccaagaccctctgccggcctgccgtaggttcatcggccgagggtagaacggtctttccacctaataagccacttggccacttggccactacgtgccaaaaggtgaaagcctataaatactcctcaaccttcattgaggaaaggatcccacaacttaacctaaaatacactattcatctggtaatatctcccttatctctctacaatatactcctAGCCAATTAGTatacaacttatacctctaagctcactgacttgggcgtcggagtgggtacgcttggcacaaagccaagccctcagttcgttcattgttgcaggaaagGCCGAGAGAGGCGATAGGAGCGAGGAGGGTTCAacccaagacatcattctacaagccacgggtggtaacaatacttgctctggaattacacccggaacaacttcaaattaaattataaaaatttcaaataatttcaaaatttgaaatttaaactcatgaacattctggaaaaaaataccatgacactcataatgttcaaaacttaggttaaaaatttcgaaaaattatcgaggaaaacaatgttgcggtttatcggttttagcaaatatgaccataaaaatatgagaaaatttgttttcatcaacttttcacttttagatctgaaatatatgataaaatgcaacatgtgacgtttttctttagtcatgaagtatgttttagcattataactaattatagtcactatttatgtgatttttcatcaaaaattcataaatcgtgcaaaaagacttcactatagccaaaattttacacacatcttttaaaattacatgtgacaacatactaaatttccaagaccagattcgaaatataactcatattaacctatttacccatttaaatacgattttaacttataaaattcatatttcgagcaaaacaacttattttaacatgaaaatttacaggccatcagtagataatatatgtgaaaacatatcaaaaaaccactgaaaaattcgaagtttagctatttttcgtccaaaaatgacatttttctcataaaaatcacattttaatgccaataatatataaaatgaagaataaaatccataaatgaaccaaaatatcccaaatacattttaggaccagaaactttaacatgaaaagtgatttcgtgatatatcataataaacacaaaattacaagttttatttattaataagattaactcggaaaaacaataaaccgatttgcatgcaaacaacctaaggctcatgataccgcttgttaggattcattaatctcattagtgaacatattcatatatgaattaatttatttggtcataaaataaatacaagatcttatgcatgcaaacataaaacaaggtAGAGGAGAAACCAtcacttcttacatttgtgtttcggatttttgggcaccaacaaggtctccttcttgttagttcttgagctttccaacaatggatgaacaaggttcaaattagaacctctcccaaaagcttatacccaaggaatacctttaataaccaatattattatgaactagtaataatattaatcttacttaaaTTTAGACACagaaatattaattttgttctctcttatttcggtcaagagagaagagttttgtgaggttttatttctctaaaattttcacAAGTTGTAGAGAGAATGTAataattttctaacactagaaaatattaggtaaggtagtgaataattatataggaaaaaccattggcattttcctagtggaaaaaccggttgggggtGGGTTattagggagccaatgcatgcaaaagatgctcttcacaaaagcttgtagggttgcatggctagacataaggcttaatcattatgtttccatttaaaataattaacacaattttaaaccctaaccctccccattttcggtatacttaacataaaatggaaggtccattttattttgtcatttgtcaattgtgacatatgtgacatgttacttgacatgtgaaattgtaatgtatttttaacatattaaaaatcaacatactcataaaatatgtcatatacaaaatcgactagtagttcgtaattacttgtaccaaaacggtttatcaattataaatcacaacgtcttgtatttataataaattattcattcaatttcaattgtttcgtaaacaataatttattctaagtaataaaacaattcgattacttagatcgtatctaatttaatcgaattacaataagacacgttaactttactcacaaaatcatccgtcaattttaagcaatttaattaactcgtatcggcatacgattaattaaataatcaattaagagtatttccctataggtatgacctaaggggatcaatggatcaccaccgtcgcgacgacaagtaatgtcaaactctagtcaccaatcattaccgatatatgtggaccagttgactgtaaaatattacatccctcttgtattcttaaacatgagatttaaacatgtgatcatcatgatcgacagttgtgatcgcattattgtcggaggacacttattccaacaataacAACGCATGTAATTGTTCAAGTGTGAGCATGTAGTCACGTTTCTTTATAATCAAAGTACTCCGTATTTATTGGGCTTTGTCTTTGAGCGCTTAGTTATGATATTTCGGGTTGAGGTTTATCTATACCGTGTTTTTATTGACGTACTCTTTGTCTAAGACATGTGGGTGAGTAGCTTGGAATTTTGTACTCAAAGTGTTGAGCACGGTCCATTGTTGGACCTTTGATAATATCGATATTCacattgagatggaaattggttactcgTATTGAGTTATGGTGCATGTGTGCCGAGTTATCttttacggtccagagtgaccatggttattgagttatatattattatgagtttcaaattgatattgagatggaaatattgtttcacTATTTTACCGTCAGTTCACTTAcaccttgtccttggcttagggtcgacgatgagaatacgctATCTGGTTACTTTAGAGTATTATAAGAGTGAAACGGAGTAATGAGCTTATACTTGGTTAATTATTGGGGCGAGAGAAGTTGATATagattttttattttatatattatttttccTGCTTTGTTCTGTTTGGAGCTAAGTGCACATTCGAAAAATCGGCTTGTCGTTTTGTGTGTGCTTGATGCACACCGGTGAGCGTATTGGATTTTTGACACCTTATTTAAAGTTGGTAGattatgaaaaagaaaaagaaaaattggtctCGGGATGATGTGTAAAATGCGAATGAGGTAATAATATGTTACTCGTGTATATTTGAGTAGATGAATTTTCGTTGAGCCGTGATACATGGTTGAAGTTGCCACAAGGGTGATCGTATTATGAATATAAATTGAAAATGAGGATATGGGATTTAAGGCTCCGAATTAAGATTATAGATTAGGACGCCTGAGGTTGCCGCTTGAAGATTTGTAAGTGCTTCTGTTTGAAATAGGTTTGGAAATTTTGGAGACACAATATTATGGTTTTGAAGTTATAAAATGGAAACATTATGATAAACATGTTATATACTGGAGTAATTTGAAATTCTCATTTGAGGAATATTTATAATCTTGAAAGTTATGTTGAATTTAAAGAATGTTATAAATGGTTCGTCTATTATCATTGATGGAGTTTAGTACATAGTATTGAAGTGATATATTTTGATATATATGGGACTATGAAAATAATATATGGGACTGTAAAAATACTCGTAGAAGAAAAGTGTGGGTGAAATCAGGGCCGGTACTAGAATtattatgtaaaaaaaaaaatcgtgattgtAAAAGGAATTTGACCTTTGTGGATTTTATAGCTAGGCTATCAGTGTTTTTCGGAAGGgtaatatatataatgatgtgAGTGATTATTCATGAACAAATCCAGTGTTCTTATGTAAATATTGCCGCTTTGATGCATTACCAATAACTTTAATAGTTATTGTATTTGTCTTTGGATATTTTACTTTGAGATTGGCGGTTTGATATATGGTGGGCCGATGTGTAGGTGAGATGTTGTAGTTTCTGACTTAAATTGGTTTTTGGGTGACAGTAGCAACTTTCGCAAGATTCGAATTGGATTATGGGATATAGAGTTTATTGTCATTACTCATGTATTGGGAACTGATTGTAGGTTTTTGTTGTACTAGTTGTATGTGAGCTGCAATACCAGTCAGTGTGAATAAACATGAGGAATAATCGCTTGAGACCGATAGTGTTTAGAAATTGAGATTAATGACTTGGCCTTAGAACTGATTATATATGGCCTTAAATGTAGTCGGATTTATAGAGAATGATATTTGGGTTGTTTGGCATTATATTTTGTTGTTGCCTTCTTTGACTATGGCATGGAGATGAGTAATTTGGATTTTACTCTAACTGTTGAATGATTCTTAACGTAACCATTAAAATATGATGTTAGGATGAGTTGGTTACGTTATGAGTTTTCCCTACGAGCTATATTATTATTGGATTGTATGAGATGTTGGAGCGTATCAGTGAGGTAGGTAGCTTAGCTTACTGGCCTGACTAATTTCGAGAGAGTTCATAAGGTGATCCACGCCCCTCAACTAAGGAGATATGTTAGTTACTTGTCCCATTAGATTGTCGATCTTGATGACACGTTGATTTGCGAGGAGACTCTTATGCAAACGATTAAGTTCTGTGAAACCATATTGATGAAAAAGAGACTACTTGGAATTGAATATGCTATGACAGACAAGTAACTCATCTTTTGCCTAAGGTAATTTTGTGCTTCGAGGACGAAGCTTTGTTTTAAGGGGGATAGAAAAACCGCATGCTTactttaattttcttttgtttatacATTTTGTCTCTTTAATTTGCATGCTTTGTGTCGCTATATCACATTTTAATAATGTGAATTGAATATTGTTGTTTAACTTTGATCTTGTTTATAATGGGTTATTGTTGGTGCTTATTGCACAACACGTGTTATTGTTATTACAAATTGGTGGTTTATTTGTGCACAACGCACATATTGTTGATTTACTCGTGCATAATGCACACAAATAAAATTGGCAGTCTACTTGTGCATTATACGCACTTAtggaatttatttatttatttttttgaatttgtgaaatttgaaaatttgaaacatatatttTTGAACtcgaaaaaaaaatgtttttgcAATCCGACATACTCTTAGTTTTGTAGCTATTGACGCTTTAACCTTGGAGTTGACGAAATGATGAGAAGTTCGTAAGGTGGTGTATTTGGAAGTAATTTATGGAACGAGTGTTGTATAAGGGTTAGTAATCAGGTGAAATTTTGGGTATATGAAGTAAGTAGACATTAGAGTGTAAGTAAGAAGGTTCGCGTTTTAAGGGAGAGtttaagtttcggggacgaaactttattttaaggagggaagtttGTAACACCCCGTTATTTACAGAGTTATTTACGAAAGGTTATTCCTTGTGTTTTGTACATGTTTGACTCTGAGTTGAAAATCTTATAAATttagtaattatttatttatattaGGATGAGAAACGAAAACTGTTTTAAGCTATCGTATGATAAATCGGCTTGACTTAGGTGGAAAGTACAAGATACTCTTTCCTACCTTGCACCTAAATCACAGCTACTTCTATCTTCCCCTTATACCCTTTCTTTTCCCTAATTTATACAACTCATCTCTCATCTTGCGCTGCCTCCCTCTTTTCCCTTGCTTCCTTTTCAACTCGCATATCGTGTTTCATTCAGCACTTCATCGGAGTTCCGACCTCAATTTTCGATCGCCTCTTTTTCTCCCTCATATTCCTTGCATCATGTAAGTAGATTTTTAATAACTTGATTTCTCAAATTCTAATGTAGGTACAAAAATTCAAAGTGTGGTTTCATTATCAATAAggatgttaaattgttgtttggATTAATTATTATGGGGCATATTGATGTGAGCAATTGTATACTATATTGTTGATACCAAGCATATAAATTGTCCTGAGCATGTTTATTCGACAGTAGAATCGTATGTGAGCTAATTGGTCTGTGTACTTGAGAACCGAGAAAGATTTACGGATAGCTTTAGAATTTGGCTGCAAGTTGATGAATAAAATTATTATAGTGATGCTAAACATGATGTAAGCAATGAGTGAGGAGAAGTAAAGTTTGGTAAATTATATGGAGACGTTGATAAATTTCGTGTTTAATAAGCTTGTGTGCAACTAGTCTgtaaacaattgacaaaatacTTCATGGAATTGGGTGTACGAGATTTGAGGTGTAGATAGATGAAGTTCAATATGAGAAAATAGTGTAGAGTATACATCGTGTATTGAGTGTTGTATGGGAACatgttaaacaaaaaaaaaaatatgatgtGGGATGAGTTTACATGATAGTGAGTCGTATGGTAAATTGGAGATACTTTTATGTTGAATAGTGTAGTAATTGAATAATTTGTATTACTTGTAGTTTGCGGATTTGAAGAGAAATAATTTTTCTATTAAGCTTAGCTATGGTTAGCCGTCTTGAGAGGTAAGGACTTTTACCTTTTTCAAATCTAAGTAAAGAGCATGTTCGGTTTGACATTTAAACAGTTTTTGCATACTATTTGGTAACGATGAATTTCTGCTGGCATTTGTGAATTTTGATTATTGTTTTATGTGACCGTGAGTCACCCATTGGAATTATTTGGCGCAAGCCATCTTTGAAAAGTAGCAGGCTCTGGGAGTCCTGCTGGTCTAGAAGGTTTTAAGGTGCGTCAAAGACGTCCCTGGGATTACGTCCCGAAAACTgaactcttggcccgagttccATTTGGGTGGGGTTTGACCGGCCCCCACTCGCTAGGGGGTTAGACTTTCTCCTTTAGCAGCCTCATCCTACTGACTGTCCAAATGTGAGAGGTGCGCACTATTATAAGTCTGACCAAACACAGGTAGTACCTATAGACCGTGTCAAGGGTAGGACCTTGGCACACAGGTGGTGAAAGTTTTGGTTTTTGAATGTTTTGATAATTGTTATTTGAAATGCTGGTTTCAGAatattattttattcttattcttattctggTTTTAAGTTTGATTAATTTATCTTTGTAAACTTAACATAGTTTATTATTTCCCTAAAACTCAGCTTTGCTGACGTCCTTATGTTTTGGGTCGTTCCCTCACTAGAACCTGTACCTATTTATGTTTTAGGTACTGTTGATAGGTATAATTGAGATGCTTGAAATACTGCATGGGCGCATACCGAATCCGGGGATTTGTACGAGCGTGGAAGGATTTTGAACAAAGACTCCATCTTAAtctatttattattttataatatcgttggatttgaattttatttattgttttatattTTGTAAGACTTAAGTCTTCCGCTGCAACgttttaattatttgataaagtTTCAAGACATGCATTTTGTTTTTAAAGGATGACCCTGTATTTACCTTGCATTTGGCATTTTCAGTTAAGTGTGGAGTGACAGCCGGGAATTTTCCATCTCTACTTTATCGTTTTGGTCGTGAAAATTTAGGGCTGTTACAGTTGGCATCTCGTGGTCATGATTAAAGTGACGAATCTTTAAACCAAGGCAATTTCCTGGAGCTTAGAAAAACATTTGCAAAGCGTAACAGTGATGTAGCCAGAGCTCTTTTTGATAAGAAGATACCTGGAAATTGTACTCTTACCTCATCTACAATCCAAAAAGAAATTATAAGTGTTTTCGCAAATGAGACAACCAAAAGAATCATAGAAGAACTAGATGGTGGATTTTTTGGTATTCTTGACGATGAGTCAGCAGATATATCTGATAAAGAACAAATGGCTCTTTGTTTGAGGTTTGTTGATAAAATAGGACAAGTGAAAGAAAGATTTTTGGGTGTTGTGCATGTGGGTGACACTACTTCTTTGACACTTAAAGCTGCAATAGAAAAGTTGCTAGGTGCAAATTCTCTTACTCTTTCCAGTGTTAGGGGTCAAGGTTATGATGGTGCTAGTAATATGAAAGGTTCAATTAAAGGTCTTAAAACCTTAATTATGGAGGAGTCTCCTTCAGCTTACTATGTTCATTGTTTTGCTCATCAATTCCATCTGACACTTGTTGCCGTGGCTAAGAAAAATGTTGATTGTAGCGTCCTTTTTTATTCACTCGCCATTTTACTTAATGTGATTACAAGTTCTTGTAAACGAAAAGATATTCTACGAGAAAAACAAGctgaatgtaacacccccatttattcgggagcctttggctagacattcccaaataaataggactgttaccatctcgatttcccgaggtagtagatacaaagtccaactcaccaaagtactttaaataaaaactttaatgattacataagttttacaattttaatcaactaaaacttaatataaaaataaatacaactcgcagcggaaaataaataagtgatataactgtATATGTGATTTAGACTTCATCtacggttccaagtttggctctcatcccaatgcacCCAAGTCAGCTACTCTTTGGTACctgttaaatctgctccccataaaacggttcaccgcaggtgttcacgaatacacagtcaaccgtgaagttgagtaggaataaaactaaacaacaagaacatacaattatcaaaccaattcaattcactttcattgcacaaccccctgacaacgtggtcctttcctttacttagcacaactcccttaacaacgtgctcacattactttggtacccctcccttaacaacgtaccgcaatatgtaatagtaccctccctcacaacgtacatattaccatcaccccagtgtacaaactccctcaacaacttacaactgactgtcgcacaacTTTTCACAATAATCACATTCCAACCAATGATAgcaattcaaatcacctcatcaaTACTATTAATATTAGCCAACAGAAATCAATATAATTCACCCTCCGAACAATTACGATATGATCAATCAATATATGCAACATAATTCTctcttccaacaattacgataatatcaaccaacacaattcacatacgatcaattcactttaacgtaagtaatctaccataccaaacatagataattaaaagtcgagttgagtaggattatccctacctggcaagcaagcactccaattacgcattCCAATAATTAAAGCTCACAAATCCaattataaactcttcacaatttccgtcacctatataataattacaacaattataattactaactttatttatttatttatttatttattccttttatttaattattcaaattaattatttattataattattaaaggtttatgataactaaaaactcgattcaattacgaacccaactcacccgaactaattaaacaattaaaacccgtcacaaaacaaacacacatcaccctatacacggtttataaaccgtgaccaacacccctcataaaacccaccaaacccgacaccacaagccaccacaaccaccacccgaCCTACCTACCTTCTCCCTACACCACGGACCATCCCAACACCCACTCACCACCCATCAAACCACCACCAGCAACCTATAACCCACGCCCTAAAACCACCCGACACCAACCAAACCCCTCTGACACACCCAcaaaacccgtcccaaaacacCCCCTAACACCACTTAtgccgccacctacaaccaccacccAACTCACCAGACCACCCTCGACAAAAGCCACCAGAAACCACCCCAACCCAGACCTCCTACAACCACCAAAACCCCCTCGAAAACCGCCTGCCCAGAACACGTCCTtctcccctgttttcgccaccaccgccGCAAACCGCCACCTGCCACCATACCACTACCACCAAAAGGACCAACCACCTTCCCCCGTCACAACCCCTACATACCCAGGTCAAGACGAGGTCAAttaagggttcaattacccattccaatcaCCCACAACCAAACCCGTATAACctctgaccagccacctttagccgccctaaACACCACCCCACCACGGTCAATGACGGTCAACAATGGCCAGGTCAGAAACTTGGCAGTCCAATGTCGCTATAGGTCCaattcccgagtcctatggtggtctatataagtcatactatcaatctaaagatgcttgcatgaaaagaatataaatcgatttaagatgaataattacctcgagttgattaattgatttatgttaattccttcttcctccgtctcctaaagctccttcttttaatttatgaattatttttcagatttaaggtggtatttatagtgtaagatttagagaatacgaggccaattaggaaactttgtaactttccttattctaattagtataggaattgtcattataattatatcattattattatcacatattATTAGCCTTACCTtaactatgatttcctcatataatacttactaatttattatttgccataacttattatcattattgatataattattattacttttatatattattatttccatattatattattattaattcccgatataaatcccgattacactcacactaatttaataaattttggcCCAACCAATCAATGGCACGCGGTCCAACACTCGATTACCAActaagcccaaagcacaaatattagccaaacccaaCTCCCGACTTGaactattaatttattatttaattaacgtcttacttgtatttattattagaaatgtcatttaatcactcatcaaattacataaattattcttataaattattattaaaatacggagtattacactgaAAATGTCTTAAAAGCAttacaaaagggtgaacttg
Protein-coding sequences here:
- the LOC141617556 gene encoding uncharacterized protein LOC141617556, coding for MTLDESLNQGNFLELRKTFAKRNSDVARALFDKKIPGNCTLTSSTIQKEIISVFANETTKRIIEELDGGFFGILDDESADISDKEQMALCLRFVDKIGQVKERFLGVVHVGDTTSLTLKAAIEKLLGANSLTLSSVRGQGYDGASNMKGSIKGLKTLIMEESPSAYYVHCFAHQFHLTLVAVAKKNVDCSVLFYSLAILLNVITSSCKRKDILREKQAEFLDAIGEFCDGSELVKVESLTFTMRTFDFVFIGQMMITIFGITNTLSKVLQKKDRYRERNDSC